Proteins encoded within one genomic window of Chitinophaga parva:
- a CDS encoding START-like domain-containing protein — protein MSKKVQYELEYPVRCSPVILYEFLSTPAGLQEWFADKVDFRDNIFSFSWSGNVEEAEVLDQAELEFIRLRWLSAPKEEFFEFRIRISDVTTETILIVKDFAEKKEIADQSQLWDYQVKDLFHRIGN, from the coding sequence ATGTCAAAGAAAGTGCAATATGAGTTGGAATACCCGGTAAGATGCTCTCCTGTAATACTTTATGAATTCCTCTCCACCCCAGCTGGCTTGCAGGAATGGTTTGCAGACAAGGTGGATTTCCGGGACAATATTTTTTCGTTTTCCTGGAGTGGTAATGTTGAAGAAGCCGAGGTATTGGATCAGGCAGAGCTGGAGTTCATCCGCCTGCGCTGGCTATCTGCCCCGAAAGAGGAATTTTTTGAATTCCGTATCCGCATTTCCGATGTAACAACGGAAACGATCCTGATTGTAAAGGACTTTGCGGAAAAGAAGGAAATTGCCGACCAGAGCCAACTCTGGGATTACCAGGTGAAAGATCTCTTCCACCGCATTGGCAATTGA
- a CDS encoding phosphatase PAP2 family protein, whose product MKAIVSLCRKNQPFFLFFLAWVILGGLLIVTIGKEHLFLGINHTHNLVLDYFFTGYTYVGDATPFILVLLFLLWKRRFHDFLPGVAIIVLMGILVQVVKHRYHSPRPIVYFDHSPIVHTISWVHVHGSNSFPSGHTACAFSLCCFAAMLLPNKKLGATLFFAALLVGYSRIYLAQHFFEDVYIGSILGTVCAMLVAWLFAYIRIRQAAPATEPAPELVPEI is encoded by the coding sequence GTGAAAGCGATCGTCTCCCTGTGCAGGAAAAACCAACCGTTTTTCCTGTTCTTCCTTGCCTGGGTGATCCTGGGCGGGCTGCTCATTGTTACTATTGGAAAAGAACACCTGTTCCTTGGTATCAATCATACGCACAATCTGGTGCTGGACTATTTTTTCACAGGGTATACCTATGTGGGTGATGCCACCCCGTTTATCCTTGTGCTGCTGTTCCTGCTGTGGAAGCGCCGCTTCCATGATTTTTTGCCCGGCGTGGCAATCATTGTACTGATGGGCATCCTGGTGCAGGTAGTGAAACACCGCTACCACTCCCCCCGCCCCATCGTATATTTTGACCACAGTCCTATTGTGCATACCATCAGCTGGGTGCATGTGCATGGCAGCAACAGTTTTCCATCAGGGCACACGGCCTGCGCATTCAGTCTTTGCTGCTTTGCGGCCATGCTGCTGCCCAACAAAAAGCTGGGCGCCACCCTCTTTTTTGCAGCGCTGCTGGTGGGTTACAGCCGTATTTACCTGGCGCAGCATTTCTTTGAAGATGTGTACATTGGCAGCATACTGGGTACGGTATGCGCTATGCTGGTAGCATGGTTGTTTGCCTACATCCGCATCCGCCAGGCCGCTCCCGCAACGGAGCCTGCTCCTGAGCTGGTACCGGAGATCTGA
- the rpsP gene encoding 30S ribosomal protein S16 translates to MPVKIRLQRHGAKKRPFYFIVVADARAPRDGKFIQKIGTYNPLTVPASINIDTERALGWLQKGAQPTDTVRRILSFKGVLYLKHLLRGVSLNLFDERTAYSKFEQWQAEHEQKVSARRDSAKRAARPVTPVVRRTEDAPAAPAASEGESSEA, encoded by the coding sequence ATGCCAGTAAAAATCAGACTGCAGAGACATGGCGCCAAGAAGAGACCCTTCTATTTTATCGTAGTAGCCGATGCACGCGCGCCGCGTGATGGTAAATTCATCCAGAAGATCGGTACTTATAACCCGCTCACCGTTCCCGCTTCCATCAACATCGACACTGAACGTGCCCTGGGTTGGTTGCAGAAAGGTGCGCAGCCCACTGACACCGTACGCCGCATCCTGTCTTTCAAGGGTGTACTGTACCTGAAACACCTGCTGAGAGGTGTAAGCCTGAACCTGTTCGATGAGCGTACCGCTTATTCCAAATTTGAACAATGGCAGGCTGAGCACGAGCAGAAAGTTTCTGCCCGTCGTGATTCTGCCAAGAGAGCGGCCCGCCCGGTTACCCCGGTAGTACGCCGCACTGAAGATGCTCCTGCCGCTCCGGCTGCATCTGAAGGTGAATCTTCCGAAGCATAA
- the ffh gene encoding signal recognition particle protein has translation MFESLSERLESAFKQLKGEGRISEINVASTVKEIRRALVDADVNYKIAKDLTDKIREKALGEKVLTAISPGQLMVKITKDELAELMGGTEAELELKANPTVILIAGLQGSGKTTFSGKLANFLKTKKNKKPLLVAADIYRPAAIDQLKVLGEQIGVEVYSEPENKNAVQIAENAIKQAKANGNTVVIIDTAGRLAVDEVMMAEVANVKAAVKPNEILFVVDSMTGQDAVNTAKTFNDRLDFSGVVLTKLDGDTRGGAALTIRYTVDKPIKFVSMGEKLDTLDVFYPERMAQRILGMGDITTLVERAQAQFNEEQAKKLEKKIRQNQFDFDDFREQLQQIKKMGNLKDLMAMIPGVGKAIKDLDISDDAFKGIEAIISSMTPAERSNPDLIDGSRRKRIAKGAGKDIQDVNQFMKQFEQMRQMMKSMNKLGGKGMRGMPMR, from the coding sequence ATGTTTGAATCATTATCAGAACGGCTGGAGTCGGCGTTTAAACAACTCAAGGGTGAAGGCCGCATTTCTGAAATCAACGTAGCCTCCACCGTAAAGGAGATCCGCCGCGCACTGGTAGATGCCGACGTTAACTATAAGATTGCCAAGGACCTCACCGACAAGATCCGGGAAAAAGCCCTCGGTGAAAAGGTACTGACCGCCATTTCCCCCGGCCAGCTGATGGTAAAGATCACCAAGGATGAACTGGCGGAGCTCATGGGCGGCACAGAAGCCGAACTGGAGCTGAAGGCCAATCCTACCGTGATCCTCATTGCAGGCCTCCAGGGCTCGGGTAAGACCACCTTCTCCGGCAAACTGGCCAACTTCCTCAAAACCAAGAAGAACAAAAAGCCACTCCTGGTGGCGGCAGATATTTACCGCCCCGCGGCAATTGACCAGTTGAAAGTGCTGGGCGAACAGATCGGGGTGGAGGTGTACAGCGAGCCTGAAAACAAGAACGCCGTACAGATCGCGGAAAACGCGATCAAACAGGCCAAGGCCAATGGCAATACCGTGGTGATCATCGATACCGCCGGCCGCCTGGCCGTGGATGAGGTGATGATGGCCGAGGTGGCCAACGTAAAGGCAGCCGTGAAGCCGAACGAGATCCTCTTCGTGGTGGACTCCATGACCGGACAGGACGCCGTAAACACGGCCAAAACCTTCAACGACCGCCTGGACTTTTCCGGCGTGGTGCTCACCAAGCTGGATGGCGATACCCGCGGTGGTGCCGCACTGACCATCCGCTACACGGTGGATAAGCCCATCAAGTTTGTGAGCATGGGCGAAAAGCTCGATACCCTGGACGTGTTCTACCCCGAGCGTATGGCCCAGCGTATCCTGGGCATGGGTGACATCACCACCCTCGTGGAAAGAGCACAGGCCCAGTTTAACGAAGAGCAGGCCAAGAAGCTGGAAAAAAAGATCCGCCAGAACCAGTTCGACTTTGACGACTTCCGCGAACAGTTGCAGCAGATCAAGAAAATGGGTAACCTGAAAGACCTGATGGCCATGATCCCCGGTGTGGGCAAAGCCATTAAGGACCTGGATATCAGTGACGATGCTTTCAAGGGCATTGAAGCCATCATCAGCTCCATGACCCCCGCGGAACGGAGCAACCCCGACCTGATAGACGGTAGCCGCCGCAAGCGCATTGCCAAAGGGGCTGGCAAGGACATCCAGGACGTGAACCAGTTCATGAAGCAGTTTGAACAGATGCGCCAGATGATGAAATCCATGAATAAACTGGGTGGTAAAGGCATGCGTGGTATGCCGATGCGCTGA
- a CDS encoding ArnT family glycosyltransferase, with protein sequence MKYFLIGLVAALLFIPFLGAVHLFDWDEINFAEAAREMLVSHNYLQVQIDFHPFWEKPPVFIWMQAACMAVFGVNEFAARLPNALVGIATIVTFFAIGKKLVSEKFGMWWALLYAGCWLPHFYFKSGIIDPTFNYFIFLAVYCVYRIGFSEKKIRLAVLAGVFLGLAVLTKGPVAILVSGLTLAVYFVVNRFRLGAKIGHLLLVALFAVITTASWFGVEIVRHGWWFVNQFVTYQVRLFQTEDAGHGGPFFYHWIILLIGCFPASIFLFSYLRARQENRQVEKAEVKDLVKWMWVLFWVVLILFSIVKTKIVHYSSLCYFPLSFLAAYQVYRLLEGKATLRKWQVALLMLVGVVLGIAIGALPLVGIYKAQLIPQIHDRFAVGNLQADVPWSFAECGYGLAYAVMVVVSCVLLLRKKVQPGLLCLFISTIVAIQVTVVHFVPKVEAYSQRAAIEYFQSFIGKDVYVAPLDYKSYAHLFYTRKLPATNPHYYADPDWLLNGQLDKPAYFICRVSNSDHWRTDPRLELVGEKNGFVFFKRKQ encoded by the coding sequence ATGAAATATTTCCTCATTGGCCTGGTGGCTGCCTTGCTTTTTATCCCTTTCTTAGGGGCTGTACATTTATTTGATTGGGACGAGATCAATTTTGCCGAAGCGGCGCGTGAGATGCTCGTGAGCCACAATTACCTGCAGGTGCAGATAGATTTCCACCCGTTCTGGGAAAAGCCGCCGGTGTTTATCTGGATGCAGGCTGCATGTATGGCGGTTTTCGGGGTCAATGAATTTGCGGCCCGCCTGCCCAATGCGCTGGTTGGCATTGCTACCATCGTTACCTTTTTTGCCATTGGCAAAAAGCTGGTGAGTGAAAAATTCGGCATGTGGTGGGCACTCCTGTATGCAGGCTGCTGGCTGCCCCATTTCTATTTTAAGTCCGGCATCATCGATCCTACTTTCAACTATTTTATTTTCCTGGCGGTGTATTGCGTATACCGTATTGGCTTCAGTGAAAAAAAGATCCGCCTGGCGGTGCTGGCGGGCGTTTTCCTGGGGCTGGCCGTGCTTACCAAGGGGCCGGTGGCCATCCTGGTGAGCGGGCTTACGCTGGCCGTGTATTTCGTGGTGAACCGGTTCCGCCTGGGGGCCAAGATCGGCCACCTGCTGCTGGTAGCGCTGTTTGCCGTGATCACTACTGCCTCCTGGTTTGGCGTGGAGATCGTGCGGCATGGCTGGTGGTTTGTAAACCAGTTTGTAACCTACCAGGTACGCCTGTTCCAGACGGAAGATGCGGGGCACGGAGGCCCTTTCTTTTACCACTGGATCATCCTGCTCATTGGCTGTTTCCCGGCCAGCATTTTCCTCTTCAGCTACCTGCGTGCCAGGCAGGAAAACAGGCAGGTTGAGAAAGCGGAAGTGAAGGACCTGGTAAAATGGATGTGGGTGCTTTTCTGGGTGGTGCTCATCCTGTTCTCCATCGTGAAAACCAAGATCGTGCACTACTCCTCCCTGTGTTATTTCCCGCTTAGTTTCCTGGCGGCTTACCAGGTATACCGCCTGCTGGAAGGCAAGGCTACCCTGCGCAAGTGGCAGGTAGCGTTGCTCATGCTGGTAGGGGTGGTACTGGGCATTGCTATTGGTGCGCTGCCGCTGGTAGGCATTTACAAAGCACAGCTCATTCCCCAGATCCATGACCGCTTTGCCGTGGGCAACCTGCAGGCAGATGTGCCCTGGTCATTTGCAGAGTGCGGCTACGGCCTGGCTTATGCCGTGATGGTGGTCGTCAGCTGCGTTTTGCTCCTGCGCAAAAAGGTGCAGCCAGGGCTGCTCTGCCTTTTCATCAGTACCATCGTGGCTATACAGGTAACGGTGGTGCATTTTGTTCCCAAGGTAGAAGCTTACTCACAGCGTGCAGCCATTGAGTACTTCCAGTCGTTCATCGGAAAAGACGTATATGTGGCACCGTTAGACTACAAAAGCTACGCACATCTTTTTTACACCCGCAAGCTGCCGGCTACCAACCCGCATTATTATGCAGACCCTGACTGGCTGCTGAACGGGCAGCTTGATAAGCCGGCCTACTTCATCTGCCGCGTGAGCAACAGTGATCACTGGCGTACCGATCCGCGCCTGGAACTGGTAGGCGAGAAGAATGGTTTTGTGTTCTTTAAACGAAAGCAGTAA
- a CDS encoding sigma-70 family RNA polymerase sigma factor — protein MSMRQLKITKSITNRESQSLEKYLQEIGKVDLITPEEEVNLAIRIKQGDQRALEKLTKANLRFVVSVAKQYQNQGLSLSDLINEGNLGLIKAAQRFDETRGFKFISYAVWWIRQSILQALAEQSRIVRLPLNKVGLSNKISKAYSQLEQEYEREPSPDELATILEINTEEVEATLGVAARHVSMDAPFIDGEDNSLLDVLENPNASSADEALDHHDSLRREIERSLSTLTDRQKDVIMLYFGIAVEHPMSLEDIGEKFGLTRERVRQIKDKAITKLRTTSRSKLLRNYLGA, from the coding sequence ATGTCAATGCGCCAACTCAAGATCACTAAGTCCATCACGAACAGAGAATCTCAATCCCTTGAGAAATATCTGCAGGAAATTGGAAAAGTAGACTTAATCACGCCGGAAGAAGAGGTGAACCTCGCTATCCGCATCAAGCAGGGCGATCAGCGTGCACTGGAAAAACTGACCAAAGCCAATTTGCGCTTTGTGGTCTCCGTGGCCAAACAGTACCAGAACCAGGGCTTGTCCCTGAGTGACCTGATCAACGAGGGGAACCTTGGTCTTATCAAGGCTGCCCAGCGTTTTGACGAAACAAGAGGCTTCAAGTTCATCTCCTACGCCGTATGGTGGATCCGCCAGAGCATCCTCCAGGCATTGGCAGAACAGTCCCGCATTGTGCGCCTGCCGCTCAATAAAGTGGGCCTGTCTAACAAGATCAGCAAAGCTTACTCCCAGTTGGAACAGGAATACGAACGTGAACCGTCCCCGGACGAACTGGCTACCATCCTGGAAATAAACACGGAAGAAGTGGAAGCTACCCTGGGTGTAGCCGCCCGCCACGTGTCCATGGATGCACCTTTCATTGATGGGGAGGACAACTCCCTGCTCGATGTGCTGGAAAACCCGAATGCATCCAGCGCAGACGAAGCCCTCGACCACCACGATTCGCTCCGCCGCGAAATAGAACGCTCCCTGTCTACCCTCACCGACCGCCAGAAAGACGTGATCATGCTCTACTTCGGCATTGCCGTGGAGCACCCCATGTCACTGGAAGATATCGGTGAAAAATTTGGCCTCACCCGCGAACGCGTACGCCAGATCAAAGACAAGGCGATCACCAAACTGCGCACCACTTCCCGCAGCAAACTGCTCCGCAATTATCTCGGCGCGTAA
- a CDS encoding superoxide dismutase yields MEKREFIKIAGLAGVAMLSNPTGLFAGSRKPGQLETLQAPFALPALPYATDALEPHIDKLTMEIHHDKHHGAYVKNLNDALALPANSAFANLTLEQILAKVTAKDGAIRNNGGGHYNHSLFWAQLSPNKTEPSAAFKAAIAKAFGSWETFQSQFNDAAKKVFGSGWAWLTVNKNKELAIISTPNQDNPLMEGLGYKPATPLLGLDVWEHAYYLKHQNRRPEYIDAFWNVVNWPEVEKRWKA; encoded by the coding sequence ATGGAAAAAAGAGAATTTATAAAGATCGCAGGACTGGCCGGTGTGGCAATGCTCAGTAATCCTACGGGCCTCTTTGCCGGGAGCCGCAAGCCTGGCCAGCTGGAAACCCTGCAAGCCCCTTTTGCCCTGCCCGCCCTGCCTTATGCTACCGATGCATTAGAGCCGCATATTGATAAGCTGACCATGGAAATACACCATGACAAGCATCATGGCGCTTACGTGAAAAACCTGAATGATGCCCTGGCTTTACCGGCCAACAGTGCATTTGCCAACCTCACCCTGGAGCAGATCCTGGCCAAGGTAACTGCAAAAGACGGCGCTATCCGCAATAACGGTGGCGGCCACTATAACCACTCCCTGTTCTGGGCACAGCTCTCCCCTAATAAGACCGAACCTTCCGCCGCCTTCAAAGCTGCCATCGCCAAGGCTTTTGGCAGCTGGGAAACCTTCCAGTCACAGTTCAATGACGCCGCAAAGAAAGTATTCGGCTCCGGCTGGGCATGGCTTACCGTGAATAAAAATAAAGAACTGGCGATCATCAGCACCCCCAACCAGGATAATCCCCTGATGGAAGGCCTGGGCTACAAGCCCGCTACGCCCCTCCTGGGACTGGATGTATGGGAACATGCGTATTACCTGAAACACCAGAACCGCCGCCCGGAATACATTGATGCTTTCTGGAACGTGGTTAACTGGCCGGAAGTGGAAAAACGCTGGAAAGCTTAA
- a CDS encoding LptF/LptG family permease produces MKKLDKLIIKTFTGPFIATFFVTLFVLIMQFLWKYIDDFVGKGLDTWVIMKLMAYTSASLVTLALPLAVLLSSIMTFGNLGESFELVALKSSGISLLRFMRPLFVLCFLIATLDFLFANYAIPVANLQAKSLLYDVTNSKPAFNIKPGEFYTDIPGYTIKVAQKDPDNKTIHQVIIYDKSSGGGSDQVILADKGTMGLSANKQFLLFKLENGWRYEERYARMGNMQPGDLIRLGFKEYTKAFDMSSFRFNQTDVNLFSSNQQMLNVRQLDKALDSLQRDIKIYTKSLNAYVTTRYSFNKWKDTGWLKQAPPLAVSHFIDAIPAQQQEYVWQRVAQNLRETQMTLDGSAKDYAEKFSQILLFKVEWQRKFTLAFACIVMFMIGAPLGSIIRKGGLGTPLVFAVIFFVIFNIFFMVGEKMARSNVLTTFGGMWLSNIVLMPIAIFLIYKALNDSQLFNKEFYFRLFRYIRQLIDRTPVAALVKVRASNGKRAS; encoded by the coding sequence GTGAAGAAACTCGATAAACTCATCATAAAAACTTTTACCGGTCCGTTCATCGCCACCTTTTTCGTGACGTTGTTTGTACTGATCATGCAGTTCCTGTGGAAGTATATTGATGATTTTGTAGGCAAAGGCCTGGATACCTGGGTGATCATGAAACTGATGGCCTACACCAGCGCCAGCCTGGTAACCCTGGCCCTGCCGCTGGCCGTGCTGCTTTCTTCCATCATGACCTTTGGCAACCTGGGCGAAAGTTTTGAACTGGTGGCCCTGAAAAGCTCCGGCATTTCCCTGCTGCGTTTCATGCGCCCGCTGTTTGTACTGTGCTTCCTCATTGCCACGCTGGATTTCCTCTTTGCCAACTACGCCATTCCCGTGGCCAACCTGCAGGCCAAGTCCCTGCTGTATGACGTGACCAATTCCAAGCCTGCGTTTAACATCAAGCCAGGCGAGTTCTATACAGATATTCCCGGCTACACCATCAAGGTAGCGCAGAAGGACCCGGATAACAAGACCATCCACCAGGTGATCATTTATGATAAAAGCAGCGGTGGTGGCTCTGACCAGGTGATCCTTGCGGATAAAGGCACCATGGGCCTTTCGGCCAACAAACAGTTCCTGCTGTTTAAACTGGAGAACGGCTGGCGCTATGAAGAACGCTATGCCCGCATGGGCAATATGCAGCCGGGTGACCTGATCCGCCTGGGCTTCAAAGAATACACCAAGGCCTTTGACATGAGCAGCTTCCGTTTTAACCAGACAGACGTGAACCTGTTTTCCAGTAACCAGCAGATGCTGAACGTCAGACAGCTGGATAAAGCACTGGACTCCCTGCAGCGTGATATTAAGATCTATACCAAGAGCCTCAACGCTTATGTAACCACCCGTTACAGCTTTAACAAGTGGAAAGATACGGGCTGGCTGAAGCAGGCACCACCCCTGGCCGTGTCCCACTTCATTGACGCTATTCCCGCGCAGCAGCAGGAGTATGTGTGGCAGCGCGTAGCGCAGAACCTGCGCGAAACGCAGATGACGCTGGACGGCTCAGCTAAAGACTATGCAGAAAAATTTTCGCAGATCCTGCTGTTCAAAGTAGAATGGCAACGCAAATTCACCCTGGCCTTTGCCTGCATCGTGATGTTCATGATCGGTGCGCCGCTGGGCTCCATCATCCGAAAGGGCGGCCTGGGCACCCCGCTGGTATTTGCCGTGATCTTTTTCGTGATCTTCAACATCTTCTTCATGGTAGGTGAAAAGATGGCCCGCAGTAACGTGCTTACCACCTTTGGCGGCATGTGGCTGAGCAATATTGTATTGATGCCGATCGCGATCTTTTTGATCTATAAAGCACTCAACGATTCACAACTGTTCAACAAAGAATTTTATTTCCGCCTGTTCCGGTACATTCGGCAGCTCATAGACCGCACGCCGGTGGCCGCACTGGTAAAAGTGCGCGCCAGCAACGGGAAGCGGGCATCCTGA
- a CDS encoding ThiF family adenylyltransferase, with protein sequence MLQAQLQHTAESNAIFRPSFFRLSDAADAAAVAALAANTPGLQVYDTLDRQLNELVKSQHPAARLTPDEIEAKAKAHLGSTPWDAYGVWVYYPWSQRLVHMLDEAEFIQLRTNRNVYKITPEERDILATKKIGVIGLSVGQSAALTIAMERQCGELRIADFDTLDLSNLNRIRAGVHSLGMLKSTVVAREIAEIDPFIKVVPFHDGITPDNIDAFLTGGGKLDVLVEECDGLDIKILARVRAQHYGIPVVMDTSDRGLMDIERFDLEPERPILHGKIPPLSPEAVKALNPQERFGLAAAFVDVNNTSERFRMSLGEIGKTISTWPQLASAVVLGGAVVAHVARGICLGAALPSGRYYVDLDQIFSAQ encoded by the coding sequence ATGCTACAAGCACAGCTTCAACATACTGCAGAAAGTAACGCCATTTTCCGTCCTTCCTTCTTTCGCTTGTCCGATGCCGCAGATGCCGCCGCCGTGGCCGCACTGGCAGCCAATACGCCCGGCCTGCAGGTCTATGACACGCTGGACCGCCAGCTGAACGAGCTGGTAAAAAGCCAGCACCCCGCGGCACGCCTCACGCCCGACGAAATTGAAGCCAAAGCCAAGGCCCACCTGGGCAGCACGCCCTGGGATGCCTACGGCGTGTGGGTATACTACCCCTGGAGCCAGCGCCTGGTGCATATGCTGGACGAAGCCGAGTTTATACAACTGCGCACCAACCGGAACGTTTATAAAATAACCCCCGAAGAAAGGGACATCCTGGCCACCAAGAAAATTGGGGTAATTGGACTTTCCGTGGGGCAGAGCGCCGCCCTCACCATTGCCATGGAAAGGCAGTGTGGGGAACTGCGCATCGCGGATTTTGATACCCTGGACCTGAGTAACCTGAACCGCATCCGCGCGGGAGTGCACAGCCTGGGCATGCTCAAAAGCACGGTGGTGGCCCGCGAGATCGCGGAGATAGACCCATTCATTAAAGTGGTGCCCTTCCACGACGGCATTACCCCTGATAATATTGACGCCTTCCTTACCGGGGGCGGCAAACTGGATGTACTGGTGGAGGAATGTGACGGACTGGATATCAAGATCCTGGCCCGTGTGCGCGCCCAGCATTACGGCATTCCCGTGGTGATGGACACCAGCGACCGGGGGCTGATGGACATTGAGCGCTTTGACCTGGAGCCGGAAAGGCCCATCCTGCATGGCAAGATCCCGCCCCTGAGCCCTGAGGCGGTAAAGGCCCTCAACCCCCAGGAACGCTTTGGGCTGGCGGCCGCCTTTGTGGATGTGAACAATACTTCCGAACGTTTCCGCATGTCGCTGGGCGAGATCGGCAAGACCATCTCCACCTGGCCGCAACTGGCCAGCGCCGTGGTACTGGGTGGAGCCGTAGTGGCCCATGTGGCCCGGGGCATCTGCCTGGGCGCCGCATTGCCCTCCGGCCGTTATTATGTAGACCTTGACCAGATATTCAGCGCGCAATAG